The sequence below is a genomic window from Corythoichthys intestinalis isolate RoL2023-P3 chromosome 17, ASM3026506v1, whole genome shotgun sequence.
tccctctgctggcgcttgggtgcgactgaatttatgggtttaagcacaatgagcattgtgtaattattgacatcaacaatggcgagctactagtttattttttgattgaaaattttacatatttgatcaaaacaaaaacattaagaggggttttgatataaaatttctataacttgtactaacagttatcctttaagaactacaagtctttctatccatggatcactttaacagaatattaatgttaatgccatcttgttgatttattgttataatcaacaaatacagtacttatgtaccgtatgttgaatgaatatatccgtcttatctttctattccaacaataatttacagaaaaatatggcctattttatagatggtttgaattgcaattaattacgattaattcattttgaagctgtaattaactcaattaaaaattttaatcatttgacagccctacattttacacaaaactcaaaaaatggcctggacaaaagtattggcaccgtcagcctaatacttggtagcacaacttttagacgaaataactgcaaaaaactgcttccggtatccatcaatgagtttcttataatgctctgctagatttttagaccattcttctttgaccaactgctccaggtctctgagatcttaacggtgccttctccaaactgccattttcagatctctttacaggtgttctatgggattcaggtctggactcattgatggccactttagaagtctccagtgctttctctcaaaccattttctcatgctttttgaagtgtgtttcggctgattgtcctgctggaagacccatgacctctgagggagacccagctttctcacactgagccctacattatgctgcagaatttgttgttagtcttcagacttcaaaatgccatgtcaagcagtccagtgccagaggtagcaaaacaaccccaaaacatcagggtacCTTCGCCATGTTTGACGGTGGAGACCTTGTTGTTTTCTGTGAacgcctcgttttttccctgtaaactcttatgttgatgccttttcccaaaaagctctacttttgtctcatctgaccagagaacattcttccaaaacgtttttggctttctcaggtacgttttggcaaactccagtctggcttttttgtctctgggtctgaagtggggtcttcttgggtatcctaccatagagtcccttttcattcagacaccgacggatagtacggtttgaccgggggtgaaagtggcaagaatttcttgccggaactccccgatgtgaaggtcaccacggagccagaaattttgtttatttattgtttgggggggtccaacctcctaaaactaacgaaatgcaaagaaaacttttttggcacagttatttctacacatacaaaaactgattttcattcaaaattttatttgtCAACGATTTGCAaagtaaaagttaacaaaaacagcaataacccaacctccatctccaaatttttattttcactcatttcctcacatactaaatgccaaatctcaattttcactACTTAAGAACGTagcatgtatattaaaattgaagttaatgtaaacatttacctttgctttctttttttttttaatcataaaagatataagtaacatacagtcAGAAATATAAGTAAAAAAGACTTATAttttgcagagtgaaatggaatatattttgaagatcgcgcaaacattgacttttttaaatcataagggaatgaataagtagcccaacataaatgaacaaatataagtccaaagtgcacattgacagctaagatgttctgaatctctccatcagagcaaataaaactaaatatgatgaataagcttcctcaactctttcgttgctcttgaaaatttgatccattttctgttgcattgccctttttatgTCGCATCAACAAACAAAATTCAACAacctgaaccaatcagagctaactatttctgctgatcacatgtcagtattgtTATGTTCAATAAAACGCTCGGAAACTGACTGTGTGCTCACTGCTGTTTATTGTAAGTCGCCGTCTTCCTAACGCAGCACTCTTCCCCCAAAAACACACTTTACGGCCGTGACGTCACGCCGTCGTAACATTACCCTGTGGCTGTGGTTACATGCCACATTCACCCCCCCCTTTTttcaaagtgcaaaaacattcaaACATATTAACAGAACACGACATTAAGGCCGGAACGTGGCCAACCTATCTGGGTAAACAGGGTAGACTACCTGTTTACCCGCATAGCCAAGTGGTTTATTCTGCCACATAACAGGCTATGCGCTAACCTAAACGTGAGTGAAGGACATAGTCTCTGAGATACGGGGGCTTACGCCGAGCCCGAATAGGGCGGGGCCTCGGTCCGAGGGCGTCACCCGGCGCCTCGGGTTCGGGTGGAATTCCCGGCGCTACTGGAGGGAAATCCCAGTCCCCCGCAGTGTGGCGAGGATCAGCCGCGGCGGCCAGTTCTTGTGCTGATGGCGGGTTGACGCGCCTAAGGCGGCTGGCATGCCAACGGGAGCCGTCAGCCAGGCGGAACGTAGCTGGGCCCAACTGTGCTAATATCTGTTGGGGTGAGGACCAGAAAGACAGTAGCTTGTGGGACCGATGGGGCCGGCGGATACGGACCCAGTCCGACACCTTCAGTGTGTGTCCTCTCACCCGACGTGCCATGTCGTAGCGGTGCTTCATACGGCGTTGATTCTCTGCCACCTTGTCGCCGACAGAGGTTCCTGCTGCTGGAGGGCCTGGAGAATCTCTCTTGGGAGGACGCAGTCGATCCATGGGAAGTTGGAGTTCCCGTCCTAGCATCAGGAAGGCTGGGGAGCTACCTGTGGTGGCATGTGGCGTAGCTCTGTAGTGCAGTACTGTGTTCTGCAGTGCCGTGCTGAATGGGAGACCTTCGGCCAGATGCGCTCGCAGGCCGTTCTTGAGGGTCTGGTTAAACCTCTCTACCCCACCATTGGCCTGCGGGTGGTACAGGGCCGTCCTGATGTGTTTAATTCCTTTCTCCCCCGTGAAGGCAGCGAAGTCAGCTGAGATGAACTGGGGCCCGTTGTCGGTGGTAACGGCGTCAGGAACACCCCAGCGTGCAAACAGGGAGGAAAGAAAGTCAGTGATTTGCTGTGTGGTTACAGAACTCACCGGGAGGACCTCCGGCCACTTGGAGTGGAGGTCGTAGGCCACCAACAGGAACCGCTGGTGATGAGGAGTGCCATGGAACTCCCCACAGATGTCCACCTGGATGTGGGACCACGGCGTCGCAGGCCATTGGAGGGGCTGCAAAGGCGGCGTAGGGGGCGGGCCCGTCTTACCGCTGATAAGGCAGGCGGTGCAGTCCTTCACCATCGTTTCAATATCTCTATCTATGCCTGGCCACCAAACCAGGCTCCTGCAGCGCTGCTTCACCCTCACGATGCCCAGGTGACCGTCGTGTGCCATGTTCAGGATGCGTTGTCGTAGGGAGCTGGGGATCACCGTGCACAGCCCCCGGGCGACGCAGTCATCGTTCCAGCAGGAAAGGTCGTCTCTGACCCGGTGGAAGGGCGCCAGCTCCTCTGGCACCTTTGCAGGCCAGCCCTCTCGGATAAATGTGCGGAGCTGTACGAGCACAGGGTCCTGTGCGGAGGCCGCCTGGAGCTCCTGCAGGGAGACAGTTGTTTGGAGGGGCTCGTGCAGCATGAGGATTAGCTCTGACTCCGAGCCGTCCGGGGCGATGTCAGGCAGTGAGCTGGGCGTGGCCCTGGAGAGCAGATCAGCCACAACATTATCTCTACCGGGCGTGAACACCGTCGTGAAGTTGTAGGCTTGTAGTCTCTCCGACCACCGGTacaggcgcagcggtttgtgtccCGACCCTGTCGTGGCCAGGAGGGCTGTGAGTGCTTGATGGTCGGTCCGGAGTGTGAAGTGCCGCCCGTAAAGGTACATGTGCCACCGCTCGCACGCCCAGACGCAGGCTAGCGCTTCCCTCTCCCCTACAGAATACCTCTGCTCCGTGGGAGTCAGGGATCGTGAGGCAAACGCCACGGGACGTTCGGTCCCCCCGTGCAGCTGGGACAGGACTGCCCCTATCGCCGTGTTGGACGCGTCACAGGTCACCAGCGTAGGGCTTCGGAGGTCGAAGTGCGCGAGTACTGGAGGGGAGGTGAGCTGCGTCTTCAGCAGGCGGACTGCTGCGGAGCACGTGGGTGTCCAGGACCAGGGAGCATCCTGCTTGAGGAGGGCGCGTAGCGGTGCCGTGGTCTCAGAGTAGTGTGGAAGGAAACGCAGGTAGAACGCAGTCATGCCCAGGAATGAGGACAACTGTGCAGGGCAGGAGGGCTCAGGCAGACTCAGGATGGCTTCCACGTTTGAGTGGAGTGGGCTGAGGCCGTCGGCGTTCAGGCGAAACCCCACAAACTCGATGACAGGCGCGGAGAAGATGCATTTCTCTCCGTTCAACGTGAGGTTGTGGCGGGTGAGCACCTCAAGCACCCTGGAGAGGCGGTCGTCGTGTGAAGCTGCTGTCGCACCGTGCACCACTATGTCATCCAGGTACACGACAACGCCAGGTATGCCGGCAAAGATGGTGGTCATGATTTTTTGGAAGCAGCTGGGGGCGGAGCTAAGACCAAAAGGCATGCGGGTGTACCTGAAAACGCCCATGTGCGACACAAAAGCGGTGAGGTTGCGGCTTTCTGGATGCAGCGGAACCTGCAGGTAACCCTGGCGGAGGTCAAGCTTGGAGAAGACTGAGGAGCCGTGAAACTTGGCGGAGAGCTCTTCTGAAGTGGGCAGAGGATATTTATCAGGGATTACGGCTTTGTTCACCTGCCTGAGGTCGATGCAGGGGCGCAAGCCACCCGTCTTCTTCCGTGCCACCACCAGGTTGGAGATCCATGGTGAAGCGTCCACCCGTTCAATGACGCCAGCGTCCAGAAGTTTCTGCAGCTCGGCTGAAACATCATCACGTAGAGCGAGGGGCAGACGGCGGAGAGGCTGGATGACTGGGGTCACCTCTGGGTTCAGGAGTGGCTGGTGGTTGAAGGCAGTGAGGCAGCCCAGCCCAGTGAACAGCGATGGCCAGCGGTGCAACCAGGGTGTGGCGACAGTTAGAATGGTGGCACCCAGGTTGTCTGTAATGGAGAAGCCTAGAGCACAGAACAGGTCGAAACCGAGGAGGTTGGCGCCCTTGCGGGACACCTGGAAGGTGAAAGCCGGGAGGGTCCTAGCGCCATAGCGCACCGAAAAAGTTGCAGTGCCAACCATGTCGATCTTGGTGTGTCCATAACCAAATAGGTCCTCTGTACCTGGTTTAACAGTCATTCGAGGGAAGAGTCGCCGGACTGTGGACTCATTTAGGAGCGACTTGGAGGCTGCGGTGTCCAGCAGCAGCGACAGGCACACGCCGTCCAGCTCGACTGTGCACCACTTGAACGGCCTGGTGATGGCGCCCACCGAGTGGATTGTGGTGGAGCCAGATGCGTTGGGTGGACGGGGCCCGGGGTTCGCAGGTGCAGGAGCAGAGCGGCAGACTCTAGAAAAGTGGTTCATCTTACCACAACGTTGGCATCTTTGACCAAGTGCCGGGCACGTGGGCGCACGTGTGCGGTGTGACGAGGAGCCGCAGTTTCCACAATGTTGTCCTGTCGTGGCGCCCCGACGTCCCGCGACATTAACCTCCAGCTCGTCGAGAGGGGCGGCGGTGTCGGGGAGTGGGGCCGCGAGAGCAACCGTATGAGAAGGAGAAAGATGTGGGGCGAGGTGGGGAAGGGCTGGAGCCGGGCCCGAGGCGGCTAGCTGGGACGCTAGCAGGGCCGCTGACTCAAGTTGGAAGGCCATTTCCACGGCTCTAGACAGCGACGTGTCGTCAGGCGATAAAAACAGCTTCTCCCGCAGTTTAAGGTCCGTCGTGTGTTCGGCTAGCTGGTCTCTAATCATCTCGTCCTCCAAATCTCCGAACCTGCAGACGCTGGCCAGGCCCCGGAGGTCGGCGACGTAATGGTGGACCGACTCACCGGGCCGCTGGCGACGCTGTCGGAAAATAATCCGCCGCACCATGACGCTCTGTGGAGCAGCGAAGTGGCCGGAGAGCAGCGCAATACAGTCCGTAAATGTCGTGGCCGGTCCGAGGGTCCGAAAGATGCGTTGGCCCTCGCCGCCCAGGCTATGGATAAGCATTGCCCGCCTCCGCGCATCGCTAGCGCCGGCTAGCCCGATGGCTTCAATAAAAATCTCGAAGGACTCCAACCAGCGGGGCCACGGGATTGGCGGCTCGCCAGGCAGGGCGAGGAACGGAGGAAGAGGAGAGAGTGGAAGCTCCATCTTCGTCGCCAATGTTATGTTCAATAAAACGCTCGGAAACTGACTGTGTGCTCACTGCTGTTTATTGTAAGTCGCCGTCTTCCTAACGCAGCACTCTTCCCCCAAAAACACACTTTACGGCCGTGACGTCACGCCGTCGTAACATTACCCTGTGGCTGTGGTTACATGCCacaagtatgtcagccaattgaacagataaaagagtccaggcgttttgctttgctgcgtgcattcgcacattgacgtgactcatcattgtcagactcgcataactgcagcagctggggaaacctccatgccgtccgtggaataaaataaataataaatactggtggaaacggattacgctacacaagcactttattatgattattgttaacacttgtgtatgtaaatctgatgctcttcttggagatgaaatgcatgtgtggcagtttagcatttttttattttatttttttacatagcgttttgacagttgccgtcatatttttggaatcaaagcaccgtgtaccggaacagcattccggccctgaatcttatactggaactgcgttcctgaccgtgcccgcccactttcacccctgggtttgacgctgttgtaccctcggactgcgggacagcttgaccttgtttggatgttagtcgaggttctttatccaccatccgcacaatattttgttgaaatctctcgtcaatttttcttttccgtccacatctagggaggttagccacagtgccgtgggctttacacttattggttacactgcgcacggtagataattcaggtctttggagatggacttgtagccttgagattgccaatgCTTCCTCAACaaaaagtcctcagacagttctttggtcttctttcttttctccatgctcaatgtggtacatacaaggacacaggacagaggttgagtcaactttaatccattttacctggctgcaagtgtgatttagttattgccaccaccttttatgcgccacaggtaagtaacaagtgctgttaattacacaaattagagaagcagcaCATGATTTTCAAagagtaccaatacttttgtctagagttttgtgtaaaattatgttttttttcccccattctcttatgtgttttttcattgcacgcaaaataaatgaagatattactaccaaagcatttgtaattgcaataattttctgggaaaaattgagcattatctgaaagaattgcaggggtgccaatatttttagcCAGCACTGTTGAGCGCTGATCCCGGATATTATTTGGCACTGGTTAACCatagaaaaccggagatatgattgttttcatatcatggtaggaaatgttttttctccgCTAAATGGCACTAATGCTCTTTAGACATGCAATTTTTCATTTCTGTATTGTTCTAGTCGGAATTTTAAAACATTGTAAGCGGTTGTTCATGACTTTGAGTACCCTTTCACTGAATACATTTTAACTTGTAATTgaatatagtgctgcaacgattaatcgattaactccattctatgagaaaaaaagcttcaaattttGATGCTTCGAGAACTTGTATAACTAGTGCCATTGTAAtggttttgaaattgtttgcatttacttttattgatttgggtggacacactgccctctagtgctgataattaatatgacataactgattaaaatggctgaatccagctgctccctgctaAGACCAGCATATGGAAAGTTTTTGCTTGAGCTAATATAAAAGAGTTTAGATTATAGGTATGTTTAgccattttgggggggaatatgtgaacaatttgttaagagcattgttttaaattttttttcgtattttatagcatttaagctagcttactattgctatgcaagttagccagtttttcttttgttgtacttaatcTTTTTttgtatactgtttgaggctaagctcaagtattttaatctattatttagggctgtcaaaattatcgcgttaacgggcagtaattaattttttaaattaatcacgttaaaatatttgacgcaattaacgcacatgcccccctcaaacagattaaaatgacagcacagtgcaatgcctacattttacttgtgttttttggagttttgctgccctctgctggcgcttgggtgcgactgattttatggtcttaagcacccatgagcattgtgtaattattgacatcaacaatggcgggctactagtttattttttgattgaaaattttacaaattttattaaaacgaaaacattaagaggggttttaatgtaaaatttctataacttgtactaacatttatcttttaagaactgcaagtctttctatccatggatcgctttaacagaatgttaatgccatcttgttgatttattgtcataataaacaaatacagtacttatgtaccgtatgttgaatgtatatatccattatgtcatctttccattccaacaatttacagaaaaatatggcatattttatagatggtttgaattgcaattacaattaatttttaagctgtaattaactcgattaaaaattttaatcgtttgacagccctattatttttaaataaaagtgcaaatctgcatagtttgaagaaacacttgagaattttgtattcgcatttaatgctcttttaaaaGTGGAATCatggcaagcctttgttttacagctccaaaaataaataaatgttccttatccgaataCTCAATTATtccactactaaaataatcgatagccgcagccttacagagtaaattttttggatgacttttaCTTTTGAAGTAATATcaatttgaagtaatgctactctaccTACCTCTGCACCTGGGCTGGCAGTTAACTGCAAGTCCAAAACTGAGCACGAGATTAAttggagggggggaaaaaatgaagcaGCAGACAGTCATTTATTGAAATTTATTAGATATTCTGTTGTGTTCCGTTGTCTAGACCTTCGGTCACAGTTTACaaactgtgaaaaataaacgagaaaaaaaaaaaagaactaataATTATACATTCACTACTGATACCCCTGAATGTTGCCTTTCCGACCAGTCATTCCATCAatggggaaaacaaaaaaactgccagtcacagcgctagacgtccaatccatttgaagtggaagagCTAGCAGCACCTGCCACCctgccagttcaaatgaattggacatctattagtGATAAGCTCATTTAGAGTTTAAATTTTGGttgttatttctttaattactgattggatgtctatcatcatcaatggcagtgaaggaGTTCAATGGCAAtgcttgggagaaaaaaaaaaaaaaaaaaaaaaaatggttgaccACCCTTGTCAAATCTCAGCTAGCGTGAGACTATTACCTTTAAAAGGGTTTCACTTTAGTGAAcaccaaaaccaaaaaaaacaaggaggtaaacattagcattaatatagcattgaagctaatggacttttgctattgaaGCTAGTATATAGCGGAccgttaagctagtggacttttgctgttgaagttagccaattgcaacaattgtcttacttgcatagcaaaagtccgctagcttaaatgctatataatgctaatgttcaccagatagtttctagtgagcATCTGCTAAAGCACGCAAACAGATAATAAAAATTATAGCAAATACAagaataaaatgctaatgtttaccaaattgtttctagtgcgcaccagaaacaatctggtaaaccttagcattatatagcattgaagctagcggactttagctatgcaagttagccaattgttgcaattgTCTAACATgcttagcaaaagtctgctagtgtAATGGTCTGCTACACTAGCttcaatgctatataatgccaatttaggggggggggcagtTGGGAAAAAATGCTAGCATCGTGTGAGGTTTGAACAAGTggaactgtatatatattaaaaaaaaaaaaaaaaaaagtcaattcgtCACGCCACACGTACGTAGTCAAACTATGTTAGCGATATAGTTTGCAGTAGTAGCTTGGTGAACTGACCTGCCTATTTGGCGGCCATGTTGGGGAGGTCAATGTTGACGCTGAATAAATGGTAACTTGTCCATTTCTTTAGGGATTAGTGATTCAAATGTAGTATGTAACATACGAATGGAATAGATTTGTCCTTGCATGGAAAAGTCATTTTATTTTGAGAATGTTAGTTTTCCCTTGTGAAAATATTTGGctaatacaaaaacatgtaatATGTCGTCAAAACCCTTTCTCCATCTTTTTGTGAAAACAGTTTTTGCAAAAAATATTCGTGTCAAAGTCATCGTTCTTCtggatgttttggggttttttttttttgcaaaaagctTGTACTAATTTTGAAGAAACCCATGAAAAATGgggagaaaacattttgagagccTACACCTCTTGGTAAATTGGGTGCCCATACTGTCATACAACACAGTATTTAGCGGTCTTTCAAAAGGTGCTCTAATATGGCTGCAAGTCAATCAATTATGATATGTCCATCGCATGCGCGTACCAGTATCTTGTGTATTCATTTGTTACGCAAGGTGTGAGCTATCGTGGTTTACAGAAATTCATGAAGCTAGCTCAtgaactgccactgacagcaatagatgttaGAATTCATAAACtaatttatttgacagaattataactcattcactgtcagcGAACATATTGATGACATTACAATTCATAGATTAATCGAAACCGTTTTTTGTCAGATTTATAAAAATGCTATTGATGAAAATTGTTAGCTTTCATAATCGCAAAATTAGTCACCATAAATCTTATTCAACAGAATACCCAACGCATTCACTGTCAGTGAACATATTGATGACATTACAATTCATAGATTAATCGAAACCGTTTTTTGTCAGATTTATAAAAATGCTATTGATGAAAATTGTTAACTTTCATAATCGCAAAATTAGTCACCATAAATCTTATTCAACAGAATACCCAACGCATTCACTGTCAGTGAACttatttcagtgccactgacggcattACGATTAATCGCAAAACTTAGGTTACTCGATAAAGTTTTGACAGATTATTTTGTAAAGAAGCTATTGACAGTAATAGATGTTAGAAATCACAGATTTATCGCATAATTAGCCAAGAAATTATTCACTAGATAAAGCAACAGATTAATCAATCAACTGCATCGGttaatttgatattatttgacaGAATAATCTATATATTCACTGCCAATACAGTAATCATGCTTCAGTGCCACTGGTGTCCATAGACTGGGATGggctggcagccttagagtaccATAATATTCGGATTATAAACcgcttttttcattcattttgaatcctgcggtttatagtcgagtgcggcctatttgttgatttatttgggttaacaggcaacacatgcctcctagcatgcattacaacactatagatgtaaatgacaatcaaaagATGTTCTGTGCTGataatttattcagttactgttgcatttgtttcattaattgcttgttatggtatggtaacactttgacagcgaaGTCATAAGACAAGTCATGTTtgagacatgacactatcatgggcattaccttatgcttatgacatgtcatcaagtgtcatctggcaaattatgttactaatgcCATTTATatccagtttggatcttttacatccattcaaaagtgagctaaTTTACCGGATATCACTAAATTATATCGttaaaagcattcattaataggggtgtgacaaaatatcgaaatgtgaTATAtcttgatactttgtatcccgaaAGGTTATCTATATgcttctgccaagaatcgagatatagttttaaaaaggtgtgaatgttttaaaaaaaaattaaaaaaaaaaaaaaggaaccaacaagttgttaaa
It includes:
- the LOC130905856 gene encoding uncharacterized protein K02A2.6-like; its protein translation is MELPLSPLPPFLALPGEPPIPWPRWLESFEIFIEAIGLAGASDARRRAMLIHSLGGEGQRIFRTLGPATTFTDCIALLSGHFAAPQSVMVRRIIFRQRRQRPGESVHHYVADLRGLASVCRFGDLEDEMIRDQLAEHTTDLKLREKLFLSPDDTSLSRAVEMAFQLESAALLASQLAASGPAPALPHLAPHLSPSHTVALAAPLPDTAAPLDELEVNVAGRRGATTGQHCGNCGSSSHRTRAPTCPALGQRCQRCGKMNHFSRVCRSAPAPANPGPRPPNASGSTTIHSVGAITRPFKWCTVELDGVCLSLLLDTAASKSLLNESTVRRLFPRMTVKPGTEDLFGYGHTKIDMVGTATFSVRYGARTLPAFTFQVSRKGANLLGFDLFCALGFSITDNLGATILTVATPWLHRWPSLFTGLGCLTAFNHQPLLNPEVTPVIQPLRRLPLALRDDVSAELQKLLDAGVIERVDASPWISNLVVARKKTGGLRPCIDLRQVNKAVIPDKYPLPTSEELSAKFHGSSVFSKLDLRQGYLQVPLHPESRNLTAFVSHMGVFRYTRMPFGLSSAPSCFQKIMTTIFAGIPGVVVYLDDIVVHGATAASHDDRLSRVLEVLTRHNLTLNGEKCIFSAPVIEFVGFRLNADGLSPLHSNVEAILSLPEPSCPAQLSSFLGMTAFYLRFLPHYSETTAPLRALLKQDAPWSWTPTCSAAVRLLKTQLTSPPVLAHFDLRSPTLVTCDASNTAIGAVLSQLHGGTERPVAFASRSLTPTEQRYSVGEREALACVWACERWHMYLYGRHFTLRTDHQALTALLATTGSGHKPLRLYRWSERLQAYNFTTVFTPGRDNVVADLLSRATPSSLPDIAPDGSESELILMLHEPLQTTVSLQELQAASAQDPVLVQLRTFIREGWPAKVPEELAPFHRVRDDLSCWNDDCVARGLCTVIPSSLRQRILNMAHDGHLGIVRVKQRCRSLVWWPGIDRDIETMVKDCTACLISGKTGPPPTPPLQPLQWPATPWSHIQVDICGEFHGTPHHQRFLLVAYDLHSKWPEVLPVSSVTTQQITDFLSSLFARWGVPDAVTTDNGPQFISADFAAFTGEKGIKHIRTALYHPQANGGVERFNQTLKNGLRAHLAEGLPFSTALQNTVLHYRATPHATTGSSPAFLMLGRELQLPMDRLRPPKRDSPGPPAAGTSVGDKVAENQRRMKHRYDMARRILAQLGPATFRLADGSRWHASRLRRVNPPSAQELAAAADPRHTAGDWDFPPVAPGIPPEPEAPGDALGPRPRPIRARRKPPYLRDYVLHSRLG